Proteins encoded in a region of the Odocoileus virginianus isolate 20LAN1187 ecotype Illinois chromosome 9, Ovbor_1.2, whole genome shotgun sequence genome:
- the GSS gene encoding glutathione synthetase isoform X1: MPVGMATGWGSLLQDEQQLEELARQAVDRALAEGVLLRTSQAPSSSDVVSYAPFTLFPSRVPSALLEQAYAVQVDFNLLVDAVSQNAVFLERTLSSTIKRDSFTARLFDIHKQVLKEGIAQTVFLGLNRSDYMFQCTPDGSAALKQIEINTISASFGGLASRTPAVHRHVLSVLGKTKEAAKILSNNPSKGLAMGIAKAWELYGSANAQVLLIAQEKERNIFDQRAIENELLARNIHVIRRRFEDVSEKGSLDQDRRLFMDGQEIAVVYFRDGYMPSHYSLQNWEARLLLERSCAAKCPDIATQLAGTKKVQQELSRVGVLESLLPGQPEAVARLRATFAGLYSLDLGEEGDQAITKAIAAPSSFVLKPQREGGGNNLYGEEMVQSLERLKDSEERASYILMEKIEPEPFKNCLLRPGSPARVVQCISELGIFGVYVREGKTLVMNKHVGHLLRTKAIEHADGGVAAGVAVLDNPYPV, from the exons GTGGTGAGCTATGCTCCTTTCACACTCTTCCCTTCCCGGGTCCCAAGTGCCCTGCTGGAACAGGCCTATGCAGTGCAGGTGGACTTCAACCTGCTGGTGGATGCGGTCAGCCAGAACGCTGTCTTTCTGGAGCGGACTCTTTCCAG cACCATCAAAAGGGACAGCTTTACTGCTCGTCTCTTTGACATCCACAAGCAAGTCCTAAAAGAAGGCATTGCCCAG ACCGTGTTCCTGGGCTTGAATCGCTCAGACTACATGTTCCAGTGCACCCCGGATGGCTCCGCAGCCCTGAAGCAGATTGAAATCAACACCATCTCTGCCAGCTTTGGGGGCCTAGCTTCCCGGACCCCAGCTGTGCATCG ACATGTTCTCAGTGTCCTGGGTAAGACCAAAGAAGCTGCCAAGATCCTCTCCAATAATCCCAGCAAGGGACTGGCCATGGGGATTGCCAAAGCCTGGGAGCTCTACGGCTCAGCCaa TGCTCAGGTGCTACTGATTGctcaagagaaggaaaggaacatATTTGACCAGCGTGCCATAGAGAATGAGCTACTGGCCAG GAATATCCATGTAATCCGACGAAGGTTCGAAGATGTCTCTGAAAAGGGGTCTCTAGACCAAGACCGAAGACTATTTAT GGACGGCCAGGAGATTGCTGTGGTTTACTTCCGGGATGGCTACATGCCAAGTCATTACAGTCTACAG AACTGGGAAGCACGCCTGCTCCTGGAGAGGTCATGTGCTGCCAAGTGCCCGGACATTGCCACCCAGCTGGCTGGGACCAAGAAGGTGCAGCAGGAGCTGAGCAGAGTGGGCGTCCTGGAGTCCTTGCTCCCTGGGCAGCCTGAGGCTGTGGCCCGCCTCCGTGCCACCTTTGCTGGCCTCTACTCACTAGACCTG GGTGAAGAAGGGGACCAGGCTATCACCAAGGCCATTGCTGCCCCTAGCAGCTTCGTGCTAAAGCCTCAGAGAGAGGGTGGAG GTAACAACCTATATGGGGAGGAAATGGTACAATCCCTGGAGCGGCTGAAGGACAGTGAGGAGAGAGCCTCCTACATCCTCATGGAGAAGATCGAACCCGAGCCTTTTAAGAATTGTCTACTGCGACCTGGCAGCCCTGCCCGAGTGGTCCAATGCATTTCAGAGCTGGGCATCTTCGGGGTTTATGTCAG GGAGGGAAAAACACTTGTGATGAACAAGCACGTGGGACATCTGCTTCGAACCAAAGCCATTGAGCATGCAGATGGTGGTGTGGCAGCTGGAGTGGCAGTCCTGGACAACCCATACCCTGTGTGA
- the GSS gene encoding glutathione synthetase isoform X2, which produces MATGWGSLLQDEQQLEELARQAVDRALAEGVLLRTSQAPSSSDVVSYAPFTLFPSRVPSALLEQAYAVQVDFNLLVDAVSQNAVFLERTLSSTIKRDSFTARLFDIHKQVLKEGIAQTVFLGLNRSDYMFQCTPDGSAALKQIEINTISASFGGLASRTPAVHRHVLSVLGKTKEAAKILSNNPSKGLAMGIAKAWELYGSANAQVLLIAQEKERNIFDQRAIENELLARNIHVIRRRFEDVSEKGSLDQDRRLFMDGQEIAVVYFRDGYMPSHYSLQNWEARLLLERSCAAKCPDIATQLAGTKKVQQELSRVGVLESLLPGQPEAVARLRATFAGLYSLDLGEEGDQAITKAIAAPSSFVLKPQREGGGNNLYGEEMVQSLERLKDSEERASYILMEKIEPEPFKNCLLRPGSPARVVQCISELGIFGVYVREGKTLVMNKHVGHLLRTKAIEHADGGVAAGVAVLDNPYPV; this is translated from the exons GTGGTGAGCTATGCTCCTTTCACACTCTTCCCTTCCCGGGTCCCAAGTGCCCTGCTGGAACAGGCCTATGCAGTGCAGGTGGACTTCAACCTGCTGGTGGATGCGGTCAGCCAGAACGCTGTCTTTCTGGAGCGGACTCTTTCCAG cACCATCAAAAGGGACAGCTTTACTGCTCGTCTCTTTGACATCCACAAGCAAGTCCTAAAAGAAGGCATTGCCCAG ACCGTGTTCCTGGGCTTGAATCGCTCAGACTACATGTTCCAGTGCACCCCGGATGGCTCCGCAGCCCTGAAGCAGATTGAAATCAACACCATCTCTGCCAGCTTTGGGGGCCTAGCTTCCCGGACCCCAGCTGTGCATCG ACATGTTCTCAGTGTCCTGGGTAAGACCAAAGAAGCTGCCAAGATCCTCTCCAATAATCCCAGCAAGGGACTGGCCATGGGGATTGCCAAAGCCTGGGAGCTCTACGGCTCAGCCaa TGCTCAGGTGCTACTGATTGctcaagagaaggaaaggaacatATTTGACCAGCGTGCCATAGAGAATGAGCTACTGGCCAG GAATATCCATGTAATCCGACGAAGGTTCGAAGATGTCTCTGAAAAGGGGTCTCTAGACCAAGACCGAAGACTATTTAT GGACGGCCAGGAGATTGCTGTGGTTTACTTCCGGGATGGCTACATGCCAAGTCATTACAGTCTACAG AACTGGGAAGCACGCCTGCTCCTGGAGAGGTCATGTGCTGCCAAGTGCCCGGACATTGCCACCCAGCTGGCTGGGACCAAGAAGGTGCAGCAGGAGCTGAGCAGAGTGGGCGTCCTGGAGTCCTTGCTCCCTGGGCAGCCTGAGGCTGTGGCCCGCCTCCGTGCCACCTTTGCTGGCCTCTACTCACTAGACCTG GGTGAAGAAGGGGACCAGGCTATCACCAAGGCCATTGCTGCCCCTAGCAGCTTCGTGCTAAAGCCTCAGAGAGAGGGTGGAG GTAACAACCTATATGGGGAGGAAATGGTACAATCCCTGGAGCGGCTGAAGGACAGTGAGGAGAGAGCCTCCTACATCCTCATGGAGAAGATCGAACCCGAGCCTTTTAAGAATTGTCTACTGCGACCTGGCAGCCCTGCCCGAGTGGTCCAATGCATTTCAGAGCTGGGCATCTTCGGGGTTTATGTCAG GGAGGGAAAAACACTTGTGATGAACAAGCACGTGGGACATCTGCTTCGAACCAAAGCCATTGAGCATGCAGATGGTGGTGTGGCAGCTGGAGTGGCAGTCCTGGACAACCCATACCCTGTGTGA